GGCGACCACCAGACGGCGCGCCTGATCGACCTGTATCCCTCGTCCGACAACCCCATCCAGCGCACGCTCTTCACAGCGCACCGCCAATTTCACATGCGCCTCATCCGCACGCCGCGCTGTGATGGCCCGGCGAAGGACTTCTTCCTCTACCAGGGCGACGCCTACGTCTACGACGGAAGCGCTCGTACCACCCTCGCCGCCGACCCTTCGGCTCTGATTCCCTGCTACAAGATCGTCCACACCCAGACGAAGCTGATCAAGAAGTAAACCGCTCGATCAGAGCGATCAGCTTGGCGTCCTCCCCGGGAGCGGTCGCGATCTGCATGCCTGTCCCGAAGTTTTCTCCGGGAAGCGCGACCACCGGAAGACCGGCGAGGCTGAATGGCGTCGTGTACCGCAGGATCTCCGGGCGTATGGCGGTGTGATCCTCGCCGGCGACCAGCCTGCTCATCGGGGCGCACGGCAGCATCAGAAGGTCGAAGCGTGCCATCAAGGCTGTCATCCGCTCGCGAAAAACGGCAAGCCGCGCGAGGAGGTCCGTCACCTGCTCGTCGGTCAAGGAAGCTCCCCATTTGAGCCGGGCCGCGATCTCCGCGTCGAATTCGTCGTAGTGCCCCCGATGGATTGCCGCCGCCTCATGCGCCTGGATCCCCGAAAAGATCGCGACGCTTCCCTCCCACTCGCTGGCGTCGAACTCTTCGACCTCGGCCCCTACCCGCTGCCACCGCTCTTTAGATTGCCGGTAGGTCGCGATTACCTCGGCATCACATCTGGAGAGAAAGCTCTCGGCCACGCAGCCAACTCTGATGACTGCCGGAGTTGCCACGGCGGGGACGCCAAAAATCCCCTCCGCCAGCACGCTGAGATCCTTCAGATCGCGAAACAGCACACCTGGCGTATCGAACGAGCGCGCAAGGTGTCTCGCTCCCTGCCAAACCTCTGGCCACCAGGTCGATGCAATCGAATGCGAGCACCGATACCCGACCAGTCCGCAGAGCGCAGCCGGAACACGGATCGATCCGCCCGTATCGGTCCCAATAGCCGCCACCGCCGACCCTTCCTGCACACTCGCCGCCGCTCCGCTCGACGACCCTCCCGTAAGAAGACTGGCATCCCGTGGTTGAACACAATCGCCGTACTCAGGATTCTCGCCGGTGATGCCGTACGCGAGTGCCTGCAGGTGCGTCTTGCCGGTGATCACGCATCCGGCATCCCGCAGCCGTTGCGCCATCGCCGAATCGGCAGACGCAACCTCCCCCGTCCGCTCGTAGAATCGCGAACCGAACGTCGTCCGCGTACCTGCCACATCGAAGCAGTCCTTGATCGAGACCGGAACCCCATAGAGCGGCGGCCTTGCGTCCACATCCGGAAAACGGCCCGCCAGCGCCTCAGCCTGACGTATCGCTTCATCGCGGTCGAAGTGCAGGTAGGTGTTCCGCGATGCGATCCCGTTCGCCCGATCCGCGAAGCGCATCGCCACCTCAACCGGGTCAGCGCCAGCATCAAGCTCTAGCCGCAACTCGTCGATCATCAAAACCCTCCGGGGATCGCCCAAACCGATACAGCCCTTCACAACATCATCTCTTGTCGTGCAGAGCCGCAGCCGCCCAACCCCAACTCCACGAAAGAGTTCCGCGAAACACACCGTTCCCGACCGTGTCTACTCCGACGTACGCAGGTTCGGCACAAGTCAGCCGAACACCAAAAGGAGACTGTCATGAACCTCAAGCATCTGGCCCTGGTCACCGCCCTCACCCTTGCCCCCGCAGCCCTCGTCGCCCAAACCCCCACTCCCGGACGCAATGACTACGACGTCAACCAGCGCCGCGCCGACCAGCAGGCACGTATCGGCCAAGGTGTCCGCAGCGGCCAGCTTACCGGACGCGAGACGGCCCACCTTGAATCCCAGGAACACGGCATTCACCAGGAAGAGCGCGGCATGCGTGCGCAGGATGGCGGCCACCTCACTCACCAGGACCGCACGACCCTTCATCACCAGCAGAACCAGGAGTCGCGCCGCATCTATCGCGACAAGCACAATGCCGCGGTTCGCTAACCACACACCCATCCATACCGCCCGCAGGCGCTGACTAAGCCCCGCGGGCAGTTCTGCGTCTGCCGAAAGCTGTTGACGCCCAGCCACCGACCGGTCAGACTCAAGTTTCCTGCGACAAAATTCAGATCGGCCTGACCGGCAAAGGGAGCGTGTGGATGGAACCTGTCAGCGTGGCAATCCACGAAAAGGCTGCCGCCCCCGTCCCCGAGTCCTACCGGCTCAAACAGCAAATTCTCTCGCCGCTCGAAACCCTCGCCCAGTCCGTCTCGACCATCGCCCCAAGCACCTCGCCCACCCTCACCATCCCCCTCGTCTTCGCCCTCGCCGGGACAGGCACATGGCTCGCGTACACCTTCGCCCTCATCGCGATGACTCTGGTAGGCCTCTGCATCGCGGCGTTCGCGCGCGACTCCGCCTCGCCCGGCTCGCTGTACGTTTACACCAAGCAGACGCTGCCTCCCATCTTTGCCACCATCTCCGCGTGGTCGCTCTTCTTCGCCTACGTCACGACAGCCTCGTCCGTCATCGGTGGCTTCATCGCCTACGCCTACGTGGTCCTCGGCCGCTACGGACACCTCTTCTCCCCCGTCCTCCTCGCCGCCATCGCCACCGCCGCCTGCATCTTCATCGCCTATCGCGACATCCAGGTCTCAACCCGTCTCATGCTCTGGATCGAAGGTGCCTCAGTCTGCCTGATCGCCATCGTCGCCGTCATCGTGCTCTCGCAGCACGGCCTGCACCTCGACCCGACCCAGATCCACCTCACCGGCTCCACTCCCGTCGGCCTGCGCCTCGGAGTCATGCTCGCCATCTTCAGCTTCGTCGGCTTCGAGAGCGCCACGACCCTCGGCGCGGAAGCCAAAGCCCCCCTCACGACCATCCCCCAGGCCGTGATCCGCTCCGCCGTCTTCTCCGGCATCTTCTTCATCATCTGCGCCTACACACTCGTGCTCGGCTTCCACGTCGTGTCGATTCCGCTGAACGAGAGCGCCGCCCCCTTCCGCATCCTCGCCGCCCAGGCCCACATCACCCCCGTCGGCCGCGTCATCGACGTCGGCGTCCTCGTCAGCATGTTCGCCGCCACGCTCTCCTGCATCATCGCCGGAGCCCGCGTCCTCATGCTGATGGCGCACCACGGCTTCGTCCACGCAAGCCTCGGCAAGACCCATGCCACCCACGACACGCCCGGCACCGCCGGTCTCCTTACCGGCTTCCTCGCCTTCATCCCCGCCGCCGTTCTCGCCCACCGCGGCGTCTCCGGCAACGACATCTACGGCTACATGGGCTCAACGGCCGTCTTCGGCTTCCTGACCTGCTACGGACTCGTCGCCGTAGCGCTGCCGGTTCACCTCAAGCGCCAGGACAGGCTGAACGGCGGCTGGCTCCTTCTCGCGATCGCCTCCACCGCCGCCATGCTGCTCGCGATGGTCGGCACCATCTACCCGATCCCACCCGCCCCGTACCGCTACCTGCCCTACGTCTACCTCGCCTATCTACTCTGCGGCCTCGGCTGGTACGCCGTCGTCAGCCGCCGCCGTGCTGCTTAGCTAAAACCCGTCGTCCTAAGCCGGCTCCCCGATATCCTCGTTCCAAACGACCGGCTCCCGCTCGATATACTCCGCCATCATGGCGATGCACTCGCTCGAAGCCAGATCAATCACCTCGACGCCCGCCTCGCGCAGCCACTCCACGCCCCCGCCGAAGTTCACCGATTCCCCCACGACCACCGTCCCGAACCCGAACTGTCGCACCAGCCCCGAGCAGTACCAGCACGGCGCCAGCGTGGTCACCATGATCAGATCCCGATACGACCTCTGCCGCCCCGCCCGGCGAAACGCATCCGTCTCTCCGTGAATCGACGGGTCGTCCTCCTGCACTCTGCGGTTATGCCCGGAGCTGACCAGCCTGCCGTGTCGATCGAAGATCGCCGCGCCGATTGGAATGCCTCCTTCGGCAAGCCCTTTACGGGCCTCCTCTATCGCGGCTTCCAGCATCACGGCGTAACTCAGGGCGGGCGTTTTCATCAACATAGGCGTCTAGGATAGCGCACGGCTAGGCGTTTCATCGACTCCCAAAAGGCTCCATCGCGACCACTCCCGGTCATCAAAACGGACCATTTTTTTGTGGACTTACGGTGAATATCCGATACTCTTCTGGTTATCAGCACCAATTCAGACGCAGGCCCGTAGGCAAGCCCAACGCCC
This genomic window from Granulicella sibirica contains:
- a CDS encoding amidase, coding for MIDELRLELDAGADPVEVAMRFADRANGIASRNTYLHFDRDEAIRQAEALAGRFPDVDARPPLYGVPVSIKDCFDVAGTRTTFGSRFYERTGEVASADSAMAQRLRDAGCVITGKTHLQALAYGITGENPEYGDCVQPRDASLLTGGSSSGAAASVQEGSAVAAIGTDTGGSIRVPAALCGLVGYRCSHSIASTWWPEVWQGARHLARSFDTPGVLFRDLKDLSVLAEGIFGVPAVATPAVIRVGCVAESFLSRCDAEVIATYRQSKERWQRVGAEVEEFDASEWEGSVAIFSGIQAHEAAAIHRGHYDEFDAEIAARLKWGASLTDEQVTDLLARLAVFRERMTALMARFDLLMLPCAPMSRLVAGEDHTAIRPEILRYTTPFSLAGLPVVALPGENFGTGMQIATAPGEDAKLIALIERFTS
- a CDS encoding APC family permease, translating into MEPVSVAIHEKAAAPVPESYRLKQQILSPLETLAQSVSTIAPSTSPTLTIPLVFALAGTGTWLAYTFALIAMTLVGLCIAAFARDSASPGSLYVYTKQTLPPIFATISAWSLFFAYVTTASSVIGGFIAYAYVVLGRYGHLFSPVLLAAIATAACIFIAYRDIQVSTRLMLWIEGASVCLIAIVAVIVLSQHGLHLDPTQIHLTGSTPVGLRLGVMLAIFSFVGFESATTLGAEAKAPLTTIPQAVIRSAVFSGIFFIICAYTLVLGFHVVSIPLNESAAPFRILAAQAHITPVGRVIDVGVLVSMFAATLSCIIAGARVLMLMAHHGFVHASLGKTHATHDTPGTAGLLTGFLAFIPAAVLAHRGVSGNDIYGYMGSTAVFGFLTCYGLVAVALPVHLKRQDRLNGGWLLLAIASTAAMLLAMVGTIYPIPPAPYRYLPYVYLAYLLCGLGWYAVVSRRRAA
- a CDS encoding nucleoside deaminase — protein: MKTPALSYAVMLEAAIEEARKGLAEGGIPIGAAIFDRHGRLVSSGHNRRVQEDDPSIHGETDAFRRAGRQRSYRDLIMVTTLAPCWYCSGLVRQFGFGTVVVGESVNFGGGVEWLREAGVEVIDLASSECIAMMAEYIEREPVVWNEDIGEPA